A stretch of Spirochaetota bacterium DNA encodes these proteins:
- a CDS encoding DUF871 domain-containing protein yields the protein MTREKGISIYPFHASLKDNCEYIEKAAHYGFTRAFTCLLSIDTSKKAEIISEFKKTIEFAEKKGIQVIADVAPNIFTELNISYDDLTFFGDLGASGIRLDLGFTGNEEASMTFNPQNLKIELNMSQRTHYLDTIMDFKPNPNNLIGSHNFYPHRYTGLGRKHFIDCTAQFQRHHLRMGAFVKAPSASIGPWPVSDGLCSMEEHRDQVLSYQVKDMFLNLGMHTVLISECFASDKELEMMGNIDPYLLELQVDIIKDIPEVEKSIIFDELHVHRGDEGEYLIRSTQSRVKYKGHQFSVFNAPTIIKKGDILIESSKYGTYAGELHIARQDMPNSGKTNVVGRVSDRELGLIDHIEGWQRFKLKKQN from the coding sequence ATGACTAGAGAAAAAGGAATTTCAATTTATCCCTTTCATGCGTCATTAAAAGATAATTGTGAATATATTGAAAAAGCTGCTCATTATGGTTTTACTAGAGCATTTACTTGTTTATTATCTATAGATACTTCTAAAAAAGCTGAAATTATATCAGAATTTAAAAAAACAATAGAATTTGCTGAAAAGAAAGGTATTCAAGTTATTGCAGATGTTGCTCCAAATATTTTTACAGAATTAAATATTTCTTATGATGATCTTACTTTTTTTGGAGATTTAGGGGCTTCAGGTATTCGTTTAGATCTTGGTTTTACAGGTAATGAAGAAGCTAGTATGACATTCAATCCTCAAAATTTGAAAATAGAGTTAAATATGAGTCAGAGAACGCATTACTTGGATACGATTATGGATTTCAAACCTAATCCAAATAATTTAATAGGTTCTCATAATTTTTATCCTCATCGTTATACAGGCTTGGGTCGTAAACACTTTATTGATTGTACCGCACAATTTCAACGACATCATCTGCGTATGGGAGCTTTTGTTAAAGCACCATCTGCATCTATAGGTCCGTGGCCTGTTAGTGATGGATTGTGTTCTATGGAAGAACATAGAGATCAAGTGTTATCTTATCAAGTAAAAGATATGTTTCTTAATTTAGGAATGCATACAGTTTTGATTTCTGAATGTTTTGCTTCAGACAAAGAACTTGAAATGATGGGAAATATTGATCCTTATTTATTAGAATTACAAGTAGATATAATCAAAGATATCCCTGAAGTTGAAAAATCTATTATTTTTGATGAATTACATGTTCATCGAGGAGATGAAGGAGAATACTTGATTCGTTCTACTCAAAGTCGAGTAAAATATAAAGGTCATCAATTCTCAGTATTTAATGCTCCTACAATAATCAAAAAAGGTGATATTTTGATTGAATCTTCAAAATATGGAACTTACGCAGGTGAACTACATATTGCACGACAAGATATGCCGAATTCAGGTAAAACTAATGTTGTGGGTAGAGTATCTGATAGAGAACTAGGATTGATCGATCATATAGAAGGCTGGCAACGGTTCAAATTAAAAAAACAAAACTAA
- a CDS encoding PTS sugar transporter subunit IIB, producing the protein MTKIILCCSAGMSTSLFVQKAKTYADEQGIEIEINAISVAELDTYLTDDVDVVVLAPQIRFQLDIVSSKTDKPIMVIEMRDYGMMNVQKVLPEILALVKK; encoded by the coding sequence ATGACTAAAATTATTTTATGCTGTAGTGCAGGAATGTCTACAAGTTTATTTGTTCAAAAAGCAAAAACATATGCTGACGAACAAGGGATAGAGATAGAAATTAATGCTATTTCTGTAGCTGAATTGGATACTTATTTGACAGATGATGTGGATGTTGTTGTATTAGCACCACAAATTCGTTTTCAATTAGATATCGTATCTTCCAAAACGGATAAGCCTATTATGGTTATTGAAATGAGAGATTATGGTATGATGAATGTTCAAAAAGTATTACCTGAAATATTAGCACTTGTTAAAAAATAA
- a CDS encoding glycoside hydrolase family 1 protein: MFKNFSKDFWWGVASSGPQHEGGALEGGREPSIWDKYYEMSSHRFFNEVGPQECGDFYHRFKEDISLLKELNLSTYRTSIQWSRLLPYGTKTPNPDAVRFYNEVIDTMLELGITPFINLHHFDMPWSYQEKGGWENRDTVKEYRYFAEQCFKLFGDRVQHWFTFNEPIVVPYIAYVGDFLYPNVMDMQRAMTVAYHTSLAHAEAMDAFRQGGYTGKSGIILNIAPSYPRSSNLEDVKAAHLADLFHNESFKEPSLKGVYSQELIKFMQDNKIPLPILKDDEKIIAKGKVDILGINYYAPQRVKVKEHLVNPKAPLYPGTYFDNYDMPGKKINPHRGWEIYPQGIYDCLIDIRDNYSNVETFISENGMGVENEEPFRNTQGFIEDSYRIDFIKDHLVQVHKAIGEGCNCKGYHLWTFVDNWSWQNAYKNRYGYVELQLHNDKKRVIKKSGYWIKKVIEDGGFEYR; the protein is encoded by the coding sequence ATGTTCAAAAATTTTTCTAAAGATTTTTGGTGGGGAGTTGCGTCTAGTGGTCCTCAGCATGAGGGCGGAGCTTTAGAAGGTGGAAGAGAACCATCTATATGGGACAAATATTATGAAATGAGCTCTCATCGATTTTTTAATGAGGTAGGTCCTCAAGAATGTGGAGATTTTTATCATCGATTTAAAGAAGATATAAGTCTTTTAAAAGAACTAAATCTCTCTACCTATCGTACTTCTATTCAGTGGTCTCGCTTATTACCTTATGGTACAAAAACTCCCAATCCTGATGCTGTTCGTTTTTATAATGAAGTAATAGATACTATGTTGGAATTAGGAATAACTCCTTTTATAAACTTACATCATTTTGATATGCCTTGGTCTTACCAAGAAAAAGGTGGCTGGGAAAATAGAGATACAGTAAAAGAATATCGTTATTTTGCAGAACAATGTTTCAAATTATTTGGAGATAGAGTACAACACTGGTTTACTTTTAATGAACCAATAGTAGTACCTTATATTGCTTATGTAGGTGATTTTCTTTACCCTAATGTGATGGATATGCAAAGAGCAATGACTGTAGCATATCATACATCTCTTGCACATGCAGAAGCAATGGATGCTTTCCGTCAAGGTGGTTATACAGGAAAATCTGGTATTATTTTAAATATAGCACCTTCTTATCCTAGAAGCTCTAATCTTGAAGATGTGAAAGCAGCTCATTTAGCAGATCTTTTTCATAATGAATCCTTTAAAGAGCCTTCTCTTAAAGGAGTATATTCTCAAGAATTAATTAAATTTATGCAAGATAATAAGATCCCTCTTCCTATTCTCAAAGATGATGAAAAAATTATAGCTAAGGGTAAGGTTGATATTCTGGGTATTAATTACTATGCTCCGCAACGAGTTAAAGTGAAGGAACATCTTGTAAATCCTAAAGCTCCACTATATCCTGGAACATATTTTGATAATTATGATATGCCTGGTAAAAAAATCAATCCTCATAGAGGTTGGGAAATTTATCCACAAGGTATCTATGATTGTCTTATAGATATTAGAGATAACTATTCTAATGTAGAAACATTTATCAGTGAAAATGGAATGGGCGTAGAAAATGAAGAACCATTCCGTAATACTCAAGGTTTCATTGAAGATTCTTATAGAATAGATTTTATTAAAGATCATCTTGTACAAGTACATAAAGCCATTGGTGAAGGATGTAATTGTAAAGGATACCATTTGTGGACATTTGTGGATAATTGGTCTTGGCAAAATGCTTATAAAAATCGTTATGGATATGTTGAATTACAACTACATAATGATAAAAAAAGAGTTATTAAAAAAAGTGGTTATTGGATTAAAAAAGTTATTGAAGATGGTGGTTTTGAATATCGCTAA
- a CDS encoding PTS lactose/cellobiose transporter subunit IIA — translation MTDEKMEEIVMSLVGFSGEGRSYAFEALRAARKGEFIKSDEAMKKCEEALLEAHHTQTDLIQNEINGVPTKVSILMVHAQDHLMNALLAKELITELIEDKKSMIK, via the coding sequence ATGACAGATGAAAAAATGGAAGAAATAGTCATGAGCCTAGTTGGATTTTCTGGAGAAGGAAGAAGTTATGCTTTTGAAGCTTTAAGAGCTGCTAGAAAGGGTGAATTTATAAAATCAGATGAAGCAATGAAAAAATGTGAGGAAGCTTTGCTTGAAGCACATCACACCCAAACAGACTTGATTCAAAATGAAATCAATGGTGTACCAACAAAAGTTTCTATTTTAATGGTACATGCTCAAGATCATTTGATGAATGCATTATTAGCTAAAGAATTAATTACAGAATTGATTGAAGATAAAAAATCAATGATAAAATAA